Proteins encoded within one genomic window of Micromonospora halotolerans:
- a CDS encoding DinB family protein, giving the protein MAEPTIDPTLGPVLARTGDERAILESFLDFHRATVLRKARGLSDVEATRRLVPSRTTLAGLLRHLALVERNWLPCLFAPEPGDVYLTSEADAEASFTLDPGETVDGVADVYRAACARSRAVAARFDLDHVVPHPQLGEVSLRWVLVHLIEETARHAGHADILRELTDGETGAI; this is encoded by the coding sequence ATGGCGGAACCGACGATCGACCCCACCCTCGGTCCGGTCCTCGCCCGCACGGGCGACGAACGGGCGATCCTCGAATCGTTCCTCGACTTCCACCGGGCCACGGTGCTGCGCAAGGCGCGCGGCCTCTCCGACGTCGAGGCCACCCGCCGCCTGGTGCCCTCCCGCACCACCCTGGCCGGGCTGCTCAGACACCTCGCCCTGGTGGAGCGGAACTGGCTGCCCTGCCTGTTCGCCCCCGAGCCGGGCGACGTCTACCTCACCAGCGAAGCCGACGCGGAGGCCAGCTTCACGCTCGACCCGGGCGAGACGGTGGACGGGGTGGCCGACGTCTACCGGGCCGCCTGCGCCCGGTCCCGGGCCGTCGCCGCCCGGTTCGACCTCGACCACGTGGTGCCGCACCCGCAGCTCGGTGAGGTGTCGCTGCGCTGGGTGCTCGTGCACCTCATCGAGGAGACGGCCCGGCACGCCGGGCACGCCGACATCCTGCGCGAGCTGACCGACGGCGAGACCGGGGCGATCTGA
- a CDS encoding carbohydrate kinase family protein: MVDLLVIGGLGVDIRAQVPALPLPAADSLAVPPIELRVGNTGAGVALAAHALGLRVALVDVLGADPAGDVVRAALARTSVRAVLADAPAGTRRSVNMVDPAGRRMSLYDPRPWSGPAPFAEAELAGLVREAAHVHVSIMDWARDALPALRAALGAGVSLSTDLHDWDGENDYHRPFADAADLVFVSDVRLGERARKAAAGLAPRTVLVTGGAAGATLHGPDAPPAHVPATTPPAAVVDTNGAGDAFAAGLIAARLRGATPLDAARYAARVAAAACTHDGMEYPAGLLPRD; this comes from the coding sequence ATGGTCGATCTGCTCGTGATCGGCGGGTTGGGCGTGGACATCCGCGCCCAGGTGCCCGCCCTGCCGCTGCCGGCCGCCGACTCGCTGGCGGTGCCCCCGATCGAGTTGCGGGTCGGGAACACCGGGGCCGGGGTGGCGCTGGCCGCGCACGCGCTCGGCCTGCGGGTGGCCCTGGTCGACGTGCTCGGCGCCGACCCGGCCGGCGACGTGGTCCGGGCCGCGCTGGCCCGCACCTCGGTACGCGCCGTGCTGGCCGACGCCCCGGCCGGCACCCGCCGCTCGGTGAACATGGTCGACCCGGCCGGCCGGCGGATGTCGCTCTACGACCCGCGCCCGTGGTCCGGCCCGGCGCCGTTCGCCGAGGCGGAGCTGGCCGGGCTGGTGCGCGAAGCGGCGCACGTGCACGTGTCGATCATGGACTGGGCCCGGGACGCGCTGCCGGCCCTGCGGGCCGCCCTCGGCGCCGGGGTGTCCCTCTCCACCGACCTGCACGACTGGGACGGCGAGAACGACTACCACCGGCCCTTCGCCGACGCGGCCGACCTGGTCTTCGTCAGCGACGTCCGGCTGGGCGAGCGGGCCCGGAAGGCGGCGGCCGGGCTGGCGCCGCGGACGGTGCTGGTGACCGGCGGCGCGGCCGGCGCCACCCTGCACGGTCCGGACGCGCCGCCGGCGCACGTGCCGGCGACCACCCCGCCGGCGGCCGTGGTCGACACCAACGGCGCGGGCGACGCGTTCGCCGCCGGCCTCATCGCGGCCCGGCTGCGCGGCGCCACCCCGCTCGACGCGGCCCGCTACGCCGCCCGGGTGGCGGCGGCCGCCTGCACCCACGACGGCATGGAGTATCCGGCCGGCCTGCTGCCCCGGGACTGA
- a CDS encoding SWIM zinc finger family protein, whose protein sequence is MTTPDGGSRFAEFGPPRRVEGGLKARSTKGAIGRSWWSRRFLEVLESFALGTRLTRGRAYARRGQVLRLDVAPGLVTAAVQGSRPDPYPVRIGLAAYPDGVWERIEAELAGQAFFSARLLAGDLPAELEELFTATGAPLFPATVGELDQHCGCPDFAVPCKHLAATFYLLAEAFDADPFQLLHWRGRSRGALLDRLRTLRGAADPGGAPAAPAVAPDGPVVPADADSGPARPVAGAGRVLAGLPTVPPDDEVDRFWVSPVALPDRPPTLATGPELLLRQLGPPGAAIGGPGLVERLRRAYREFGRGEAGSDDPG, encoded by the coding sequence GTGACCACACCGGACGGAGGATCGCGTTTCGCCGAGTTCGGCCCGCCCCGGCGGGTGGAGGGCGGGCTGAAGGCGCGCAGCACCAAGGGCGCGATCGGGCGTTCCTGGTGGTCCCGCCGCTTCCTGGAGGTGCTGGAGTCCTTCGCGCTCGGCACCCGGCTCACCCGGGGCCGGGCGTACGCGCGCCGGGGGCAGGTGCTCCGGCTCGACGTCGCGCCGGGGCTGGTCACCGCCGCCGTGCAGGGGTCCCGGCCGGATCCCTACCCGGTGCGGATCGGGCTGGCCGCGTACCCGGACGGGGTGTGGGAGCGGATCGAGGCGGAGCTGGCCGGGCAGGCGTTCTTCAGCGCCCGGCTGCTCGCCGGTGATCTGCCGGCCGAACTGGAGGAGTTGTTCACCGCGACGGGCGCGCCGCTCTTCCCGGCCACGGTCGGCGAGCTGGACCAGCACTGCGGTTGCCCCGACTTCGCGGTGCCGTGCAAGCACCTCGCGGCGACCTTCTACCTGCTCGCGGAGGCGTTCGACGCCGACCCGTTCCAGCTCCTGCACTGGCGCGGGCGGTCCCGGGGCGCGCTGCTCGACCGGCTGCGTACGCTGCGCGGCGCCGCCGACCCCGGCGGCGCGCCGGCCGCCCCGGCGGTGGCCCCGGACGGGCCGGTCGTGCCGGCGGACGCGGACTCCGGGCCGGCGCGCCCCGTGGCCGGTGCGGGACGGGTGCTGGCGGGGCTGCCAACCGTCCCGCCGGACGACGAGGTCGACCGGTTCTGGGTGTCCCCGGTGGCGCTGCCGGACCGGCCGCCCACCCTGGCCACCGGACCGGAGCTGCTGCTGCGTCAGCTCGGCCCGCCGGGGGCCGCGATCGGCGGCCCGGGCCTCGTGGAGCGGCTCCGCCGGGCGTACCGGGAGTTCGGCCGTGGTGAGGCCGGGTCGGACGACCCGGGCTGA
- a CDS encoding DUF3040 domain-containing protein gives MLSKEDQRRFEQITRQLRESDPQFFARLDHRARGRRGRYLMLLTIVLWASLPAMTVLAGRMAGAICAVVLLANACLMWRFRRRWL, from the coding sequence ATGCTCAGCAAAGAGGATCAGCGCAGGTTCGAACAGATCACCCGCCAACTGCGGGAGAGTGACCCGCAGTTCTTCGCCCGGCTCGACCACCGGGCCCGGGGCCGCCGAGGCCGGTACCTGATGCTGTTGACGATCGTGCTGTGGGCCTCGCTGCCGGCGATGACCGTACTGGCCGGGCGAATGGCCGGCGCGATCTGCGCCGTGGTGCTGCTCGCCAACGCGTGCCTCATGTGGCGGTTCCGCCGACGCTGGCTATGA
- a CDS encoding DUF1800 domain-containing protein yields the protein MADLNVPPRRPRDDRGWDGYQHPHPDGYRDNAMPYAGPGGYTTPAAPASGPQWVGPDGFAGGHPQPSGGYAPPPAPGLPNLDDDDEPRPGRRRALAVLGGAAVVAGGAALLSPQVRGLFSDDPVAGDATGTVVTDGTAARPSGQQPSTVRTYTEQNESYMGSRAGAALKRNAPAGGRVFASPAAAAAATEVTVKTVLAKDPIRHLASRTTFGPTPKVLADIKRLGIDDWLRQQLQPEKIAPTKAELKLAELPTLKLTPTQLRDQRDQLNERGAQPERETVDATIARQIWSDRQLFEVMVDFWNDFLHVAADFDGGEIYRNSFDQDVIRKHALGSYPEMLVAANKHPALLIYLNQTDSRKDAVNENLARENLELYSVGVDGGYTEKDVRQAAMLQTGRGVADGRYRFFPERHYVGKVKILGFSHANNSTDPKVADKVIDQYITYIAMHQSTARYVASSLATRFVSDTPPKSLVDRLAKAYTTNKGQIRPVLATLFSSSEFWASVGQKVRRPMEYLVATYRSLGVGPEASAGFEGDKRRTPFAQGLRQIQDKLRELGQYPMGKPTPDGYADVYVAWTSAGTMVDGWNEAGDLIGAYRKQFTYVRPEKLVAKPPSTAGAYVDALAQRLVHQKLSAKEKALVLAVAGVSAGTKVDATFNGAIAAVARTILASPQHHLR from the coding sequence ATGGCCGACCTGAACGTGCCACCGCGTCGACCTCGGGACGATCGCGGTTGGGACGGATACCAGCACCCCCATCCGGACGGGTACCGCGACAACGCCATGCCGTACGCCGGTCCCGGCGGTTACACCACTCCCGCGGCGCCCGCGTCCGGCCCGCAGTGGGTCGGGCCCGACGGCTTCGCCGGCGGCCACCCCCAGCCGTCCGGCGGGTACGCCCCGCCGCCCGCACCGGGACTGCCCAACCTGGACGACGACGACGAGCCGCGCCCCGGCCGACGGCGAGCCCTCGCCGTGCTCGGTGGCGCCGCGGTGGTCGCCGGTGGCGCGGCCCTCCTGTCGCCGCAGGTCCGGGGCCTGTTCTCGGACGACCCGGTGGCCGGCGACGCGACCGGAACCGTGGTCACCGACGGCACCGCCGCCCGCCCGAGCGGCCAGCAGCCCAGCACGGTGCGCACCTACACCGAGCAGAACGAGAGCTACATGGGCTCCCGGGCCGGCGCGGCGCTCAAGCGCAACGCGCCCGCCGGCGGCCGGGTCTTCGCCAGCCCGGCGGCCGCCGCGGCGGCGACCGAGGTGACCGTCAAGACGGTGCTCGCCAAGGACCCGATCCGCCACCTGGCCAGCCGGACCACGTTCGGCCCGACGCCGAAGGTGCTCGCGGACATCAAGCGGCTCGGCATCGACGACTGGCTGCGCCAGCAACTCCAGCCGGAGAAGATCGCGCCCACGAAGGCCGAGCTGAAGCTGGCCGAGCTGCCCACCCTCAAGCTGACCCCGACCCAGCTGCGGGACCAGCGGGACCAGCTCAACGAGCGGGGCGCCCAGCCGGAGCGGGAGACGGTCGACGCCACCATCGCCCGGCAGATCTGGTCGGACCGCCAGCTCTTCGAGGTGATGGTCGACTTCTGGAACGACTTCCTGCACGTGGCGGCCGACTTCGACGGCGGCGAGATCTACCGCAACTCCTTCGACCAGGACGTCATCCGCAAGCACGCGCTGGGCAGCTACCCGGAGATGCTGGTGGCCGCCAACAAGCACCCGGCGCTGCTCATCTACCTGAACCAGACCGACTCGCGCAAGGACGCGGTCAACGAGAACCTGGCCCGGGAGAACCTGGAGCTCTACTCGGTCGGCGTCGACGGCGGCTACACCGAGAAGGACGTCCGCCAGGCCGCCATGCTGCAGACCGGACGGGGTGTCGCCGACGGCAGGTACCGGTTCTTCCCGGAGCGGCACTACGTCGGCAAGGTGAAGATCCTCGGGTTCAGCCACGCGAACAACTCGACCGACCCGAAGGTCGCCGACAAGGTGATCGACCAGTACATCACCTACATCGCGATGCACCAGTCGACCGCCCGGTACGTGGCGAGCAGCCTCGCCACCCGGTTCGTCTCGGACACCCCGCCGAAGTCCCTCGTGGACCGGCTGGCCAAGGCGTACACGACGAACAAGGGGCAGATCCGGCCGGTGCTTGCCACGCTGTTCAGCTCGTCGGAGTTCTGGGCCTCGGTCGGGCAGAAGGTCCGCCGCCCGATGGAGTACCTGGTCGCCACCTACCGGTCGCTGGGCGTGGGCCCGGAGGCGTCGGCGGGCTTCGAGGGCGACAAGCGGCGTACCCCGTTCGCCCAGGGGCTGCGGCAGATCCAGGACAAGCTGCGCGAGCTCGGCCAGTACCCGATGGGCAAGCCCACCCCGGACGGCTACGCCGACGTCTACGTGGCCTGGACCTCCGCGGGCACCATGGTCGACGGCTGGAACGAGGCCGGCGACCTGATCGGCGCCTACCGCAAGCAGTTCACCTACGTCCGGCCCGAGAAGCTGGTGGCGAAGCCGCCGTCGACCGCCGGGGCGTACGTGGACGCGCTGGCCCAGCGGCTGGTGCACCAGAAGCTGAGCGCCAAGGAGAAGGCCCTCGTGCTCGCTGTCGCCGGGGTGTCGGCGGGCACCAAGGTCGACGCCACCTTCAACGGGGCCATCGCCGCGGTCGCGCGGACGATCCTCGCGTCCCCCCAGCACCACCTCCGGTGA
- a CDS encoding DUF1501 domain-containing protein produces MTVNPYPLHPECPDLRRLADNPAEALLRAEADIVAAENAAEADRYRRLEELEEAQQDGRGVTRRTFVAGAAATATALATAQFVTTSASFAATKTGTLIHVFLYGGLDGLSLVAPADDPVLGKVRPDLLLGNDSLALGRGFKLTSAFAPLEKWLKAGQLGFVPAVSDPRLSRSHFQAADACNLGGLPGETGGRGWLDSLVDTLGKGTAFRSVGIGSTLPRSLVGVNGAISLNNVGELRLNGDDKYRAATEKAIRGLFTGINHPVEEAVIEGMGALATAQKLAAKPYAAAAGVKYEGVGYAFQQLAQLIKGGANVRVATVGMGGYDTHENQGTREGGQLWRRLNELANAMAAFFTDLGDRAADVTVMVSSEFGRRVASNSGGTDHGHGGVVTILSGRKLAGSLLGTWNGLNDLDSGDVPEYNNMFNVYGSVAQGRFGLTTAQVDKVFPRQKYTPVKLYA; encoded by the coding sequence ATGACCGTGAACCCGTACCCCCTGCACCCCGAATGCCCCGACCTGCGGCGGCTGGCCGACAACCCGGCCGAGGCGCTGCTGCGCGCGGAGGCCGACATCGTCGCGGCCGAGAACGCCGCCGAGGCGGACCGGTACCGCCGGCTGGAGGAGCTGGAGGAGGCCCAGCAGGACGGCCGGGGCGTCACCCGGCGTACCTTCGTCGCGGGCGCCGCGGCGACCGCGACCGCCCTGGCCACCGCCCAGTTCGTCACGACCTCGGCGTCCTTCGCGGCGACGAAGACCGGCACCCTGATCCACGTCTTCCTCTACGGCGGGCTGGACGGGCTGAGCCTGGTCGCCCCGGCCGACGACCCGGTGCTCGGCAAGGTCCGCCCCGACCTGCTGCTCGGCAACGACTCGCTGGCCCTCGGCCGCGGCTTCAAGCTGACCAGCGCGTTCGCCCCGTTGGAGAAGTGGCTGAAGGCCGGTCAGCTCGGCTTCGTGCCGGCGGTCTCCGACCCGCGGCTGTCCCGCAGCCACTTCCAGGCCGCCGACGCCTGCAACCTGGGCGGCCTGCCCGGTGAGACCGGCGGCCGGGGCTGGCTGGACAGCCTGGTCGACACCCTCGGCAAGGGCACCGCGTTCCGCAGCGTCGGCATCGGCAGCACCCTGCCCCGCTCGCTGGTCGGCGTGAACGGCGCGATCTCCCTCAACAATGTCGGGGAGCTGCGGCTCAACGGCGACGACAAGTACCGCGCGGCGACCGAGAAGGCGATCCGCGGTTTGTTCACCGGGATCAACCACCCGGTGGAGGAGGCGGTCATCGAGGGCATGGGCGCGCTGGCCACCGCGCAGAAGCTGGCCGCGAAGCCGTACGCGGCCGCCGCCGGGGTGAAGTACGAGGGCGTCGGGTACGCGTTCCAGCAGCTCGCCCAGCTCATCAAGGGCGGGGCGAACGTCCGGGTGGCGACGGTCGGCATGGGCGGCTACGACACCCACGAGAACCAGGGGACCCGCGAGGGCGGCCAGCTCTGGCGCCGGCTCAACGAGCTGGCCAACGCGATGGCGGCGTTCTTCACCGACCTCGGTGACCGGGCCGCCGACGTGACGGTCATGGTGTCCAGCGAGTTCGGCCGGCGGGTCGCCTCGAACAGTGGCGGCACCGACCACGGGCACGGCGGGGTGGTCACCATCCTGTCCGGGCGCAAGCTCGCCGGCTCGCTCCTGGGCACTTGGAACGGGTTGAACGATCTCGACAGCGGAGACGTACCCGAGTACAACAACATGTTCAACGTCTACGGTTCGGTCGCGCAGGGACGGTTCGGACTGACGACCGCGCAGGTGGACAAGGTCTTCCCCCGGCAGAAGTACACCCCCGTGAAGCTGTACGCGTGA
- a CDS encoding ferredoxin reductase family protein: protein MTYQDTFAAGRRSGASAPYGGRPAAPVPPGRPRRGPGGRRALAAAFWLGLVAAVLPWWLATPPGSLADTTHVLTAAGRITGLVAGYLLLVQVLMMSRLGILERWLGGERLSRVHRDLGATLLVAVLAHLALLVVGYARLERNSILGQVGALLTHYEDMVSAFVATGIMVAVGLTAVRGVRRRMPYELWYHLHLTSYLALLLGYGHQFSNGAQLYEPGPVRTGWIAAYLLVVAALVWGRLVAPLRFNLRHRLRVADVVAESPDTVSIYLTGHRLNQIDLLGGQYFRWRFLNPGGWWQSHPFSLSAAGNGRWLRLTVKVVGRHTADLRDLTPGTRVWAEGPSGTFTAAHRTRERALLIAGGSGIGPLRAMLEELPPGAALIYRARTPADVLLHNELDWLAQARHTSVWYVVGSRDDPGPRQVMSPEGLRRLVPDLTRRDVYLCGPGGLVEEAVRALRRAGVPRRQIHLATFEL from the coding sequence GTGACGTATCAGGACACCTTCGCCGCCGGCCGCCGCAGCGGGGCATCCGCCCCGTACGGCGGCCGTCCGGCTGCTCCCGTACCCCCGGGTCGGCCGCGTCGCGGGCCCGGTGGACGGCGGGCGCTGGCCGCCGCCTTCTGGCTCGGCCTGGTGGCCGCGGTCCTGCCCTGGTGGCTCGCCACCCCGCCCGGCTCGCTGGCCGACACCACGCACGTGCTCACCGCGGCCGGCCGGATCACCGGCCTGGTCGCCGGCTACCTGCTGCTGGTCCAAGTGCTGATGATGAGCCGGCTCGGGATCCTGGAGCGCTGGCTGGGCGGCGAGCGGCTGTCCCGGGTGCACCGGGACCTCGGCGCCACCCTGCTGGTGGCGGTCCTCGCCCACCTGGCGCTGCTGGTGGTCGGGTACGCCCGGCTGGAACGCAACTCGATCCTCGGCCAGGTCGGCGCCCTGCTGACCCACTACGAGGACATGGTCTCCGCCTTCGTGGCGACCGGCATCATGGTGGCGGTCGGGCTCACCGCGGTCCGCGGCGTCCGCCGGCGGATGCCCTACGAGCTCTGGTACCACCTGCACCTGACCAGCTACCTCGCCCTGCTGCTCGGCTACGGCCACCAGTTCAGCAACGGCGCCCAGCTCTACGAGCCGGGCCCGGTGCGCACGGGCTGGATCGCCGCGTACCTGCTGGTGGTGGCCGCGCTGGTGTGGGGGCGGCTGGTCGCCCCGCTGCGCTTCAACCTGCGGCACCGGCTGCGGGTCGCCGACGTGGTGGCGGAGAGCCCGGACACCGTCTCGATCTACCTGACCGGGCACCGGCTCAACCAGATCGACCTGCTCGGCGGCCAGTACTTCCGCTGGCGCTTCCTGAACCCCGGCGGCTGGTGGCAGTCGCACCCGTTCTCGCTCTCCGCGGCGGGCAACGGCCGCTGGCTGCGGCTCACCGTGAAGGTCGTCGGCCGGCACACCGCCGACCTGCGGGATCTCACCCCGGGCACCCGGGTCTGGGCGGAGGGCCCGTCCGGCACCTTCACGGCGGCGCACCGCACCCGCGAACGCGCCCTGCTGATCGCCGGCGGCAGCGGCATCGGTCCGCTGCGGGCCATGCTGGAGGAGCTGCCGCCCGGGGCGGCGCTCATCTACCGCGCCCGCACCCCGGCCGACGTGCTGCTGCACAACGAGCTGGACTGGCTCGCCCAGGCGCGGCACACCTCGGTCTGGTACGTGGTCGGCTCCCGCGACGACCCCGGCCCCCGTCAGGTGATGAGTCCCGAGGGGCTGCGCCGGCTGGTGCCCGACCTGACCCGGCGCGACGTCTACCTGTGCGGCCCGGGTGGCCTGGTCGAGGAGGCGGTCCGGGCGCTGCGCCGGGCCGGCGTGCCGCGCCGGCAGATCCACCTCGCCACCTTCGAGCTGTAG
- a CDS encoding FMN-binding protein: MRRALLAITGLAAGTTALVVLKGAPGTGQAAQDRPVAAAPVAPGGAAAPEPTPGATTPSARPSASAKPTAKPGASRTPAARGGTTARATTAAPRTTTKAPTVTTRTVTGPTVAYRYGSLRVQITLSGSRIVDATGLDMPVGGQEGLRADDVQARYSGSSGEVVAKQSANLNTVSGATYTSTAYKQSLQAALDKA, translated from the coding sequence ATGCGTCGCGCGCTCCTCGCGATCACCGGCCTGGCCGCCGGCACCACCGCGCTGGTGGTGCTCAAGGGCGCCCCGGGCACCGGCCAGGCCGCCCAGGACCGGCCGGTCGCCGCCGCCCCCGTCGCCCCCGGCGGCGCGGCGGCCCCCGAGCCGACCCCGGGTGCCACCACCCCCTCCGCCCGGCCGAGCGCGTCGGCGAAGCCCACCGCGAAGCCCGGCGCCAGCCGCACCCCGGCCGCCCGGGGCGGCACGACGGCCCGGGCCACCACCGCCGCGCCGCGGACCACCACCAAGGCGCCGACGGTCACCACCCGCACGGTGACCGGCCCGACGGTCGCCTACCGCTACGGCTCCCTGCGGGTGCAGATCACCCTGAGCGGCAGCCGGATCGTCGACGCCACCGGCCTCGACATGCCGGTCGGCGGTCAGGAGGGCCTGCGCGCCGACGACGTGCAGGCCCGCTACAGCGGCAGCTCGGGCGAGGTGGTCGCCAAGCAGAGCGCCAACCTGAACACCGTCTCGGGGGCCACCTACACGAGCACCGCCTACAAACAGTCGCTCCAGGCCGCGCTGGACAAGGCCTGA
- a CDS encoding FAD:protein FMN transferase has translation MGTAISLDLADDLPAATLHELAEGAFAWLREVDARFSTYRADSEVCRLDRGELPPAEASADLRAVLERCADLWTGTDGFFDAYATGRLDPSGYVKGWAAQVASDRLVEAGAPNHCVNAGGDVRVRGNPVTGGPWHIGVRHPWDPAATCLVLTGTDLAVATSGVYERGHHVVDPRRGAPAVGLRSVTVVGPDLGVADAYATAAVAMGESGIGWLDRLPAPWRHAVVTDDGRLRHSRGLPSSA, from the coding sequence ATGGGTACGGCGATCAGCCTCGACCTGGCCGACGACCTGCCCGCCGCGACTCTGCACGAGCTGGCCGAGGGCGCCTTCGCCTGGCTGCGCGAGGTGGACGCGCGGTTCAGCACCTACCGGGCGGACAGCGAGGTGTGCCGCCTGGACCGGGGCGAGCTGCCGCCGGCCGAGGCGTCGGCCGACCTGCGGGCGGTGCTGGAGCGCTGCGCCGACCTGTGGACCGGCACCGACGGCTTCTTCGACGCGTACGCCACCGGGCGGCTGGACCCGTCGGGCTACGTCAAGGGCTGGGCGGCGCAGGTGGCCTCGGACCGGCTGGTCGAGGCCGGTGCCCCGAACCACTGCGTGAACGCCGGCGGCGACGTCCGGGTCCGCGGCAACCCGGTCACCGGCGGCCCGTGGCACATCGGCGTCCGGCATCCCTGGGACCCGGCCGCCACCTGCCTCGTGCTGACCGGCACCGACCTGGCGGTCGCCACCTCCGGCGTCTACGAGCGCGGCCACCACGTCGTCGACCCGCGCCGGGGCGCCCCGGCCGTGGGCCTGCGCTCGGTCACCGTGGTGGGCCCCGACCTCGGCGTCGCCGACGCCTACGCCACCGCCGCCGTGGCCATGGGCGAGTCCGGCATCGGCTGGCTGGACCGCCTGCCCGCGCCCTGGCGGCACGCGGTGGTGACGGACGACGGCCGCCTCCGGCATTCGCGCGGCCTCCCGTCGAGCGCCTGA
- a CDS encoding bifunctional DNA primase/polymerase produces MGHMWGNVGPRVAHLSPLERVRLRRVAVRYAAHGWPVTPGACLANSRFVCGRAGCPTVGCHPALENWEHAASADPARVATWWRSRPHGVLLPTGRAFDVLEVAAHLGRRVLDTVATHPAGFGVRGPVLVTPTGRWMFLVRPGDPLRPELDHCFHVVRHGPGSWIPAPPTRLPEGTVRWAVAPEQARWRLPDSYLVQNALIAALRAAGITLTPELLPGQLPLPRRGC; encoded by the coding sequence ATGGGACACATGTGGGGGAATGTCGGACCGCGCGTGGCTCACCTGTCGCCGCTGGAACGGGTCCGGCTGCGCCGGGTCGCCGTCCGGTACGCCGCGCACGGCTGGCCGGTGACCCCCGGCGCCTGCCTGGCGAACAGCCGCTTCGTCTGCGGCCGGGCCGGCTGCCCCACGGTCGGCTGCCACCCTGCCCTGGAGAACTGGGAGCACGCCGCGAGCGCCGACCCGGCCCGGGTGGCCACCTGGTGGCGCAGCCGCCCGCACGGGGTGCTGCTGCCCACCGGGCGCGCGTTCGACGTGCTGGAGGTGGCGGCCCACCTGGGCCGGCGGGTGCTCGACACGGTCGCCACCCATCCGGCCGGCTTCGGCGTACGCGGGCCGGTGCTGGTCACCCCCACCGGCCGCTGGATGTTCCTGGTGCGCCCCGGCGACCCGCTGCGCCCGGAACTGGACCACTGTTTCCACGTGGTCCGGCACGGTCCCGGGTCGTGGATCCCGGCCCCGCCGACCCGGCTGCCCGAGGGGACGGTCCGCTGGGCGGTCGCCCCCGAGCAGGCACGCTGGCGGCTGCCCGACTCGTACCTGGTGCAGAACGCGTTGATCGCGGCGTTACGGGCGGCCGGGATCACGCTGACCCCCGAGCTGCTCCCCGGCCAGCTCCCCCTCCCCCGGCGCGGCTGCTGA
- a CDS encoding helix-turn-helix domain-containing protein has protein sequence MDELPIGRRVAYWRSRRKMSQQVFADRLGKSKSWVDKVERGVRRLDKFSVLYEIADILQVDVQLLLGKDPERRIDALNCIDQVEVEEIRAALERYDSMSAYFDAAPYPPPLTDMRKAVNHAWLTYQYGRYGMLTRALPKLLRDAQAADAGYGGDQAREAAHLLGQVYQIASSVLRKLGECDLSWLAADRSMAVAQRADDPLLAGIATTRVCNALVAMGRPRPALELNVRIANRLAPGGENDVRPERLSVYGMLLLQGAMAAARIGDSATVDDLLTGAAEAATLLGGDHNHYWTSFGPTNLELHRAAAAVELGDGGRAVETHHRLAEPAFNALLPERRAHHLLDIARGFAQIGDVANAGDMLLRGDRLAPSEIRCRPIAHEVMSDVLRRTRGTPPSPIAELAVHMGVGV, from the coding sequence ATGGACGAGCTACCCATAGGCCGGCGGGTCGCGTACTGGCGGAGCCGGCGCAAGATGTCCCAACAGGTCTTCGCCGACCGGCTCGGCAAGTCCAAGAGCTGGGTGGACAAGGTGGAGCGCGGCGTCCGGCGGCTGGACAAGTTCTCCGTGCTCTACGAGATCGCCGACATCCTCCAGGTCGACGTGCAACTGCTCCTCGGCAAGGACCCGGAGCGGCGAATCGACGCCCTCAACTGCATCGACCAGGTCGAGGTCGAGGAGATCCGCGCCGCGCTGGAGCGCTACGACTCGATGAGCGCGTACTTCGACGCGGCGCCCTACCCGCCGCCGCTGACCGACATGCGCAAGGCGGTCAACCACGCCTGGCTCACCTACCAGTACGGCCGCTACGGCATGCTCACCCGGGCCCTGCCCAAGCTGCTCCGCGACGCCCAGGCCGCCGACGCCGGTTACGGCGGCGACCAGGCCCGGGAGGCCGCCCACCTGCTCGGGCAGGTCTACCAGATCGCCTCCTCGGTGCTGCGCAAGCTCGGCGAGTGCGACCTGTCCTGGCTGGCCGCCGACCGCTCGATGGCGGTCGCCCAGCGGGCCGACGACCCCCTGCTCGCCGGCATCGCCACCACCCGGGTCTGCAACGCCCTCGTCGCGATGGGCCGCCCTCGCCCCGCGCTCGAACTCAACGTGCGGATCGCCAACCGGCTGGCCCCCGGCGGCGAGAACGACGTCCGGCCGGAACGCCTCTCGGTCTACGGGATGCTGCTGCTCCAGGGCGCCATGGCCGCCGCCCGCATCGGCGACTCGGCGACCGTCGACGACCTGCTGACCGGGGCGGCCGAGGCGGCCACCCTGCTCGGCGGGGACCACAACCACTACTGGACCTCGTTCGGCCCCACCAACCTGGAGCTGCACCGGGCCGCCGCCGCCGTCGAGCTGGGCGACGGCGGCCGGGCGGTGGAGACCCACCACCGGCTGGCCGAGCCCGCGTTCAACGCGCTGCTGCCCGAGCGGCGCGCGCACCACCTGCTGGACATCGCCCGCGGCTTCGCCCAGATCGGCGACGTCGCCAACGCCGGGGACATGCTGCTCCGCGGCGACCGGCTCGCGCCCTCCGAGATCCGCTGCCGGCCCATCGCCCACGAGGTGATGTCGGACGTGCTCCGTCGCACACGGGGTACGCCGCCTTCGCCGATCGCGGAGTTGGCTGTGCATATGGGAGTCGGAGTATGA